From one Montipora capricornis isolate CH-2021 chromosome 10, ASM3666992v2, whole genome shotgun sequence genomic stretch:
- the LOC138021036 gene encoding uncharacterized protein translates to MISSRGLCSTIWSDNAKTFKRADHEIQQLFTQGSSVNNQLWDKIDQEKLQANLTSKGIKWKFIVERWWERLVRSVKEPLPKVLGKALLSYQELATVLTRIEAVINSRPLTTVSDEIRDLTPITPAHLALNRDLPIGRSLFSLPDLEDEVSANKSTTRQRYLYQQKLNNHFWQRWRGEYLQQLSVRQKWVNEQLALKVGDAVLISEDKLSRGKWPMGTVDKLLPGKDGVIRRRRRKGF, encoded by the coding sequence ATGATCAGTAGCAGAGGCCTCTGCAGCACCATTTGGTCCGACAATGCGAAGACGTTCAAGCGTGCTGACCACGAGATCCAACAGTTGTTCACACAAGGGTCATCCGTCAATAATCAATTGTGGGACAAAATAGATCAGGAAAAGCTCCAGGCCAATTTGACCTCCAAGGGAATCAAATGGAAGTTCATCGTCGAACGATGGTGGGAAAGACTGGTGCGTTCCGTGAAGGAACCTCTTCCCAAGGTCTTGGGCAAAGCGTTGTTGTCCTATCAAGAGTTGGCAACCGTCCTTACCAGAATTGAAGCCGTTATTAACTCGAGACCGCTCACTACAGTAAGTGATGAAATAAGAGATCTAACGCCCATAACACCAGCTCATCTCGCATTAAACAGGGATCTACCAATTGGTAGATCCCTGTTTAGTTTACCAGACCTCGAAGACGAAGTTTCAGCAAACAAAAGCACAACGAGGCAGCGATACCTTTATCAGCAGAAGCTTAATAACCATTTCTGGCAACGCTGGCGGGGAGAGTACTTACAGCAGTTATCCGTCAGACAGAAGTGGGTGAATGAACAACTAGCCCTCAAGGTTGGAGATGCAGTGCTTATTTCTGAAGACAAGTTGTCAAGAGGAAAGTGGCCGATGGGAACAGTTGACAAATTGCTTCCTGGAAAAGATGGCGTGATTCGTAGAAGACGACGAAAGGGCTTCTAA
- the LOC138021039 gene encoding uncharacterized protein — MARLIVAIKQEESKPSCSQNNNKQSTDTVPKQALPADNGPSASTGEHLSSQSSNHQLSNIQLLRRKEMILKMDIDAVIQVILETSKDSSNNVVRMENRVQKLNGYMDSCSEVRDEVIGLISDDEIAEEAQKWIDYQRGIDNALDIAQEYISKQSVSKVDEQTTSGSAEHKQSHLKLPKLELPKFDGDVLKFQIFWDQFEATVHDNDNAPAVQKFTYRRSVLEGVAYHTIEGFEVTSANYQHAVDALKHRFGRRRIIISSLVKSIVQLEPRSNKGVESLLDLHDTLKNRIRALEALGEKPMTHSCILLPILETKLPPELSEKWELELTDINEESVDLELFFKFLNKQVISKEAGERNASMIGENGETTRGSRGRDKDGIGVKNTREKVFSAAALLASGTNRKSYTACHLCKEQGHETLKCPELKRRSVDERWQLVRENRLCFNCLKPANTFPYSSVCRQPKCGVEGCGWCHHTMVHGDWDHTTEGQRQTTLSGFVASYNAEMQHPLLQTGTAMLVADDVQRAPVRVLFDSGSQRSYITKRVAESLALDGPSEVLSVSVLGGEASQTKRMKRVSFSLTSVQESISKPVSMEALTIDKICTPLEPVEISLENYPHLQSLILADSCPRGPVNVDILIGADFYFSFMSGKCKKGETAQAPTAVESTLR; from the coding sequence ATGGCTCGACTTATCGTTGCTATAAAACAAGAAGAATCTAAGCCTTCGTGTTCGCAAAACAATAATAAGCAGTCGACTGATACAGTCCCTAAACAGGCCTTGCCAGCTGATAACGGGCCTTCAGCATCAACTGGTGAACATTTGTCGTCGCAGTCTTCCAATCATCAGTTAAGTAATATTCAGTTGTTAAGGAGAAAGGAAATGATCCTCAAGATGGACATTGATGCTGTGATACAAGTAATACTTGAGACGAGCAAAGATTCCAGTAACAACGTCGTAAGAATGGAAAATCGTGTTCAAAAGTTGAACGGTTACATGGATAGTTGCAGTGAGGTAAGAGATGAGGTCATTGGACTTATTTCTGATGATGAAATTGCTGAAGAAGCTCAAAAGTGGATTGATTATCAACGAGGGATTGATAATGCTCTAGATATAGCTCAAGAGTATATATCTAAACAATCAGTTTCCAAGGTAGATGAACAAACCACCTCGGGTTCAGCGGAGCACAAACAGTCACATTTAAAATTACCAAAACTGGAGTTGCCCAAGTTTGATGGAgatgttttaaaatttcaaattttttggGACCAATTCGAGGCTACTGTTCATGATAATGACAATGCGCCTGCTGTTCAGAAGTTCACCTACCGGCGTTCAGTACTTGAAGGGGTTGCTTATCACACAATCGAAGGATTTGAAGTCACTAGTGCTAATTATCAGCATGCTGTTGATGCTCTGAAGCATCGCTTTGGTAGGAGGAGAATAATTATTTCATCTCTGGTTAAGTCAATTGTTCAGCTGGAGCCAAGGTCAAACAAAGGAGTAGAGTCTTTGCTAGATCTCCATGACACTCTAAAGAATCGGATTAGAGCTTTGGAGGCTCTGGGTGAAAAGCCAATGACCCATTCTTGTATCCTCCTCCCAATACTGGAAACCAAGCTTCCACCTGAGTTATCTGAGAAATGGGAATTAGAACTAACTGACATCAACGAAGAAAGTGTTGATCTTGAACTAttcttcaagtttttaaataaacaaGTGATTTCCAAAGAGGCCGGGGAAAGAAATGCTAGCATGATTGGTGAGAATGGTGAAACCACAAGAGGAAGTCGGGGACGGGACAAGGACGGAATTGGCGTAAAAAACACCCGAGAGAAAGTGTTTTCAGCCGCTGCTCTACTAGCAAGTGGTACGAATCGGAAAAGCTATACAGCTTGCCATTTGTGTAAGGAGCAGGGACATGAAACTCTTAAATGTCCAGAGCTTAAACGACGGTCAGTCGATGAACGTTGGCAGTTAGTAAGGGAGAACCGCCTGTGCTTTAACTGTTTAAAGCCTGCAAATACCTTCCCCTACTCTTCAGTCTGTCGCCAACCCAAGTGCGGTGTTGAAGGGTGTGGCTGGTGTCATCACACCATGGTTCATGGTGACTGGGACCATACCACAGAGGGACAAAGACAGACAACATTAAGCGGATTTGTGGCTTCATACAACGCCGAGATGCAACACCCCTTATTACAGACTGGGACAGCCATGCTGGTCGCAGACGATGTCCAGAGAGCACCTGTGAGGGTTCTGTTTGACTCAGGAAGCCAAAGGTCTTATATCACCAAGAGAGTTGCTGAATCATTAGCCCTTGATGGACCTTCTGAAGTCCTTAGTGTATCCGTGTTAGGGGGAGAAGCCAGTCAAACGAAGCGAATGAAGAGAGTCAGTTTCTCACTCACCTCTGTTCAAGAAAGCATTTCAAAGCCAGTTAGCATGGAGGCCCTCACCATTGACAAGATCTGCACACCACTGGAACCAGTGGAGATCAGTTTAGAAAATTACCCTCACCTGCAGAGCTTGATACTTGCTGACTCTTGCCCTCGTGGACCAGTTAACGTCGATATTTTGATAGGAGCAGACTTTTACTTCTCATTTATGAGTGGTAAATGCAAGAAAGGGGAAACCGCTCAAGCTCCCACAGCAGTGGAGTCAACACTACGATAG
- the LOC138021038 gene encoding uncharacterized protein — translation MAGVEKMLLQIKVDERDQDALRYLWRDLKSDEPPRVYKLQRLVFGVNCSPFLAIATVQSHAKKCSKEFPDASREVLSNMYVDDCLSGADDVEATVKLQQSLDKMMERGGFNLTKWASNSMEVLSHIAEQEQAEASTLDFHAREPLKALGICWNTLTDCFLFSLSTSMLAVSDPETKRSLLSIASRVFDPMGLVTPFTIRAKMLFQELWQRGLQWEDRLDEDIAYQWRSWKSELSQLSCITIPRYFMGNIESSSSIDLHGFGDDSPAAHGAAVYMKCLGEAGHASTHLVMSKSRVAPAKTGVTCSCCQCKIAEARCRIPNAQGRPGSVLD, via the coding sequence ATGGCTGGTGTTGAAAAGATGTTGCTCCAGATCAAGGTTGACGAAAGAGATCAGGACGCTCTACGATATCTGTGGAGGGATCTAAAGAGTGACGAACCACCAAGAGTATACAAGCTGCAGAGGTTGGTATTTGGTGTTAATTGCAGTCCATTCCTGGCCATTGCCACAGTTCAAAGCCACGCAAAGAAATGCAGCAAAGAGTTCCCTGATGCATCAAGAGAAGTCCTGTCAAACATGTACGTGGACGACTGCCTTAGTGGTGCGGACGACGTTGAAGCTACGGTGAAGTTGCAGCAGTCCTTAGACAAGATGATGGAACGAGGTGGATTTAATCTGACTAAGTGGGCCAGTAATTCAATGGAAGTCCTTAGCCACATTGCAGAGCAAGAGCAGGCAGAGGCCAGTACCCTTGACTTCCATGCACGTGAGCCGCTCAAGGCACTGGGGATATGTTGGAATACATTAACTGACTGTTTTCTCTTCAGCCTGTCAACAAGTATGCTTGCTGTTAGTGACCCGGAAACAAAGAGAAGCCTGTTGAGCATCGCGTCAAGGGTTTTTGACCCTATGGGACTAGTCACACCATTTACAATCAGGGCAAAAATGTTGTTCCAAGAACTTTGGCagagaggtttacagtgggagGACCGGTTGGATGAAGATATTGCTTATCAGTGGAGGTCGTGGAAATCAGAACTTTCACAGCTAAGTTGCATCACCATTCCCCGCTATTTCATGGGAAACATCGAGTCAAGTTCCAGCATAGACCTCCACGGCTTTGGTGACGATTCACCTGCGGCGCACGGTGCGGCAGTCTACATGAAGTGCTTGGGTGAAGCCGGCCATGCATCAACTCATCTTGTCATGTCCAAATCAAGGGTGGCGCCCGCAAAGACTGGAGTTACTTGCAGCTGTTGTCAATGCAAGATTGCTGAAGCTCGTTGCAGAATCCCTAACGCTCAAGGTAGACCGGGTAGTGTGCTGGACTGA
- the LOC138021037 gene encoding uncharacterized protein produces the protein MVTLQWIRGSSSQWKTFVANRVAEIQSTWDPQHWKHCSGEDNSADLLTRGLPTKVLADSKLWWGGPCWLSSQCLPDQRELLNELTESVEKERKHKQTRVCAAINMEQVIDPSRYEQWLTLIRVTAFVLRRVRAFKPGTSAGSQELSAEELQDPKLSWYRQTQQEVYQAECERLKEDLPLPNISAILKLDPYYDKIDHLLRVGGRLQHSDLPEGTKHPIILRHGHAVVEKIIQSIHKELLHAGPESTLSVLRQEIWLTKGRREIKRVLGKCLVSQRQRVGPCSQKMAPLPSERVSWSPAFTHVGIDFAGPLFVRGSASSAKAYI, from the coding sequence ATGGTAACTCTCCAGTGGATTAGAGGTTCAAGCAGCCAGTGGAAGACATTCGTAGCGAATCGTGTTGCTGAAATTCAGTCCACATGGGACCCACAACATTGGAAACATTGTTCAGGGGAGGACAATTCTGCTGACTTACTGACGCGTGGATTGCCCACAAAGGTCTTAGCTGATAGCAAGTTGTGGTGGGGTGGACCGTGCTGGTTGTCTTCTCAATGCTTGCCTGATCAACGAGAGCTGCTAAATGAATTGACCGAGTCTGTGGAGAAAGAGAGGAAACACAAACAGACAAGGGTCTGTGCGGCGATTAACATGGAACAAGTGATTGATCCATCTCGATATGAGCAATGGCTGACGCTAATTCGAGTAACAGCATTTGTACTTCGACGTGTTCGAGCCTTTAAGCCAGGAACAAGTGCAGGTTCCCAAGAGCTGTCAGCCGAGGAGTTGCAAGATCCCAAGTTGAGCTGGTACCGGCAGACACAACAGGAGGTGTACCAAGCAGAGTGTGAAAGGCTGAAGGAAGACCTTCCTTTACCAAACATCAGTGCTATATTGAAGTTGGACCCTTACTACGACAAAATTGATCACTTGCTACGGGTAGGAGGTAGATTGCAGCACTCAGACTTACCAGAGGGTACCAAACATCCGATCATCTTACGGCATGGGCATGCAGTGGTTGAAAAGATCATACAAAGTATACACAAGGAGCTGCTTCATGCTGGACCTGAGAGTACTCTTTCAGTTCTACGACAAGAGATCTGGCTCACCAAGGGACGCCGTGAAATTAAAAGAGTCCTGGGAAAGTGCCTCGTTTCTCAACGTCAACGAGTTGGTCCATGTTCGCAAAAGATGGCGCCATTGCCATCGGAGAGGGTGTCATGGTCTCCAGCCTTCACTCACGTCGGTATAGACTTTGCAGGGCCATTATTCGTACGAGGAAGTGCTTCCTCAGCGAAGGCTTACATTTGA